Genomic segment of Methanobrevibacter sp.:
ATGATGAGCATGAGCATGAAAAAGTAGATGTTTGTACTGATGATGATTGTGGTTGTCATGATGAGCATGAGCATGAGGAAGCTGATTCCTGCAGTGATCCTGACTGCGATTGCCATGACCATGACCATAATCATGAACATGAAAAGGAAGACACATGTTCCGACCCTGACTGCGGCTGTCATGACCATGACGATGATGATATTGAAATAAACATCTGCGGTTGTCCGGACTGTGCAGATGATGATCATGACCACGACCATGAACATGAACACTCTCATGGCAGCGAAGAGCTATTGGCGGAAGGCAAACCTTTAATTGCAAACAGGCCAATTCAAATAATCGTTGCAAGTGGAATCTGTTTTGCAGCAGGTCATATTATGGAATGGTTATCAGTCAACCCAACAATCGTAACATTGGTATTTATGTTGGGTGCAATTATTGCAGGTTATGAAATAGCAATTCTTGCTTACAGGTCTTTGGTTAAAAGGCACACTGTTGGTCCGGCAATGCTGATGTGTATTGCATGTGTTGCTTCATTCATTATTGGACATCCTGAAGAGGGTGCAGCAGTAACATTCCTGTATTATATTGCAGAGTTCCTTGAAGACTATGCTGAACACCGTGCAAAACGTTCAATCAAATCATTGGTTGAAATCGCACCTGAAACCGCAAGGGTGAAAGTTGGTGATTCAGAAGAGCTTAAACAAGTTGATGATGTAAAAATTGGAGATATTGTAATCGTAAAACCAGGGGACAAGGTTCCATTGGACGGTAATGTCATTTCAGGTTCATCTTCAATCAACCAGGCTTCAATCACTGGTGAAAGCGTACCTGTACTTAAGGAAATTGGCGATGAAGTGTTCTCAGGTACAGTTAACGTTGACGGATACCTTGAAATTGTCGTAACCAAAAGGGCAAAAGATTCAGTCATCTCAAAAATCGTCACTTTGGTTAAAAGATCACAACTCAACAGGTCCGAAACAGAGTCCCTTGTTGAAAAGGTTGCTAAATACTACACTCCTGTAATGATGGTTGCAGCAGCTTGTGTTGCATTCATTCCACCGTTACTGTTCGGTCAACCTTTGGTTGATTGGGTTTATAAGGCACTTTCACTGCTTGTAATTTCATGTCCATGTGCATTTTTAATATC
This window contains:
- a CDS encoding cation-translocating P-type ATPase, with protein sequence DEHEHEKVDVCTDDDCGCHDEHEHEEADSCSDPDCDCHDHDHNHEHEKEDTCSDPDCGCHDHDDDDIEINICGCPDCADDDHDHDHEHEHSHGSEELLAEGKPLIANRPIQIIVASGICFAAGHIMEWLSVNPTIVTLVFMLGAIIAGYEIAILAYRSLVKRHTVGPAMLMCIACVASFIIGHPEEGAAVTFLYYIAEFLEDYAEHRAKRSIKSLVEIAPETARVKVGDSEELKQVDDVKIGDIVIVKPGDKVPLDGNVISGSSSINQASITGESVPVLKEIGDEVFSGTVNVDGYLEIVVTKRAKDSVISKIVTLVKRSQLNRSETESLVEKVAKYYTPVMMVAAACVAFIPPLLFGQPLVDWVYKALSLLVISCPCAFLISTPVGMVSAITSATKNGVLIKGSTYVEEMRGVKAVIFDKTGTLTEGKLELSDVEVLDENCSKDEIVKIAASLEHNSSHPIAQAIVNHATMNDIEFEEIEDFKNVPGKGIVGTIDGSEYYAANESLIEGSSFDISRDEINRYSSEGKTIVFIGNSEKVLGIITVSDKIRSNASEVINDLKDKGVQTVMLTGDNKLAAKSVADEIGIDYVYSNLLPEDKLNILDTIRNKFGDVAMVGDGINDAPALARANIGIAMGAAGSDVAIETADVALMQDDISKLPYLFSLSHKTMGIIKQNITVAIAVKLLCVILAILGIITLMMSVGFGDLGLTLLVILNSFRIGMVKDPLF